TTCTAATATCCAACCATCTGTTGGAGTATTGGGTTTGTCCTTATGATGATCAAGATATTCTTGTACCATTTCATCTGTTATTCTCCCAATACTCCAAGCACCATAACCTACTGACCAAAAATGTTGACCCCAATAACGCTTCTTCAACTCTGGATACTCTTGTTGTAAAAGATGAGAAGTGCGACCTTTCAACTTTTTCACTAATACACTTATGCTCAAAGAGGGAGGATATTCAACATGAATGTGAACATGATCTTTACTTACTACCCCTTTTAATATCTTTACATTTTCACTATTACACGTCTGAATTATCAAATCACGGCAACGAGATTGTATATCACCTCGCAAAACGTGATAACGATATTTTGTTATCCAAACGATATGAACACTCAAATTGCTTACTGTGTGAGAACTATTCCTATTTTCCATACAGCAAATATAGAAAATTTATAGAAACTAAAAGTAACCGCAATAAAATTGCGGGGTTTTAACCAATTACTGAAAAATAAAAATAATAAAATCAAAAATAAATTCGATATGAACCTAATAGAAACTCTCAACTGGCGTTACGCAACCAAACGCATGCTCGATAAAAAAATCCCACAAGAACAGATTTCTGAAATTTTAGAAGCAATTCGTTTAGCGCCAAGCGCTTACGGGCTCCANCCTTTTAATGTTATTGTTACCGAAAACAAAGAACTGATTCAAAAAATACACGATGAATCTTGTCCGCAAATTGTTGTTTTGCAATGCTCTCATTTANTGATATTTAAAACAATGAAAACTTTTTCTGAAGATTACGTTGAACTCTTCTTGGCTCAAATGAAAGAAGCTCGTAAAGTGGACGATGAATACATTGACGGATACCGGAATAAAATCAGAAAGGTGATGGAAAAACCCGATGTAAACAAGTTTGAATGGGCTGCTTTGCAAACCTACATTGCGCTTGGTTACGCTACCATTGCCGCAGCCAATTTGAAAATTGACGCGACTCCTATTGAAGGTTTCAGTCCGAAAGCATTGGATAAATTGCTGGATTTAAACACAAAAGAAGAAGGAACCACCGTAATGCTTGCTTTGGGTTACAGAGACGAAGAGGAAGATCATCTTTGCGGCAAACCAAAAG
The genomic region above belongs to uncultured Paludibacter sp. and contains:
- a CDS encoding transposase, which codes for MENRNSSHTVSNLSVHIVWITKYRYHVLRGDIQSRCRDLIIQTCNSENVKILKGVVSKDHVHIHVEYPPSLSISVLVKKLKGRTSHLLQQEYPELKKRYWGQHFWSVGYGAWSIGRITDEMVQEYLDHHKDKPNTPTDGWILE
- a CDS encoding Nitroreductase, which produces MNLIETLNWRYATKRMLDKKIPQEQISEILEAIRLAPSAYGLXPFNVIVTENKELIQKIHDESCPQIVVLQCSHLXIFKTMKTFSEDYVELFLAQMKEARKVDDEYIDGYRNKIRKVMEKPDVNKFEWAALQTYIALGYATIAAANLKIDATPIEGFSPKALDKLLDLNTKEEGTTVMLALGYRDEEEDHLCGKPKVRKSMENMVEIL